One segment of Nostoc flagelliforme CCNUN1 DNA contains the following:
- a CDS encoding DUF6748 domain-containing protein — translation MNKISLNYKASIIPLLGAIIVSNGFFSKVSAQNISAPETTDSVAATVKNQEFPQWGYYTIRRDVRRCAFPICGGYFIKQVNLKATPCLDGVFRSECYVSAIDWSSLKVPPSQLVKIQNDDGSRLLLRGNIVPVTFPSFGEFGNLRVKEAFYAATNVPAKGTFVALKDNGIRCITTPCFSTDNLVLNKPKTAQVSSIDLSQTGATQKQLDAATNEVFDQGLIAVGKTEVVGNSDPTKRDTKFVATQFYLRVEPN, via the coding sequence ATGAACAAAATATCGCTTAACTACAAAGCCTCAATTATTCCTCTATTAGGTGCAATAATAGTTAGCAACGGATTTTTCTCCAAAGTATCTGCTCAAAACATTTCTGCTCCAGAGACTACTGATTCTGTTGCCGCCACTGTCAAAAATCAAGAGTTTCCCCAATGGGGATATTACACGATACGGAGAGATGTTCGCAGATGTGCTTTTCCAATATGCGGTGGATATTTTATTAAGCAGGTAAACTTGAAAGCTACTCCTTGCTTAGATGGTGTTTTTCGCTCCGAATGTTATGTGTCTGCAATTGATTGGAGTTCCCTGAAAGTCCCACCTTCCCAACTGGTAAAAATTCAAAACGATGATGGTAGCCGTCTGCTCCTCAGAGGTAACATCGTTCCAGTGACATTTCCCTCATTCGGTGAGTTTGGGAATTTGAGAGTCAAAGAAGCTTTCTATGCCGCGACAAATGTCCCAGCAAAAGGTACTTTTGTGGCACTAAAAGACAATGGCATTCGTTGCATCACAACTCCTTGCTTCTCCACAGATAATCTGGTTCTAAATAAACCTAAGACTGCTCAAGTTTCGTCAATCGATTTGAGTCAAACCGGTGCAACACAAAAACAACTTGACGCAGCAACAAACGAAGTTTTCGATCAAGGTTTAATTGCTGTAGGTAAAACTGAGGTAGTAGGCAACTCAGATCCAACCAAGAGAGATACTAAGTTTGTGGCTACACAGTTTTATTTGAGAGTGGAACCGAACTAA
- a CDS encoding GNAT family N-acetyltransferase, with protein MDLLVREVELNDAEAIVSILNPIIEAGVYTAFDTPLTVEAEREYILHFPVRGVFHVALCYHEQKVVGFQSMEPFASYTHAFDHVGVLGTYVDLSYRRQKVATSLFNATFELARQRGYEKLLTYIRADNMAALATYQNQSFEIIGIAKRQAKINSRYIDEIIVEKFL; from the coding sequence GTGGATTTATTGGTTCGAGAAGTTGAACTTAACGATGCTGAAGCTATTGTCAGCATTTTGAATCCAATTATTGAGGCTGGAGTATACACAGCGTTTGATACACCCTTGACTGTAGAGGCTGAACGTGAGTATATTTTGCACTTCCCAGTGCGTGGAGTATTCCATGTAGCTCTCTGCTATCACGAGCAAAAGGTTGTAGGATTTCAAAGTATGGAACCATTTGCTAGCTACACCCATGCCTTTGATCATGTGGGAGTGCTAGGAACTTATGTTGATCTGTCATATCGACGCCAAAAAGTCGCTACAAGTTTATTTAATGCTACGTTTGAGCTTGCGCGTCAGCGAGGGTATGAAAAACTGCTCACTTATATTCGTGCAGATAATATGGCAGCATTAGCTACTTACCAAAACCAAAGTTTTGAAATTATTGGTATAGCCAAAAGACAAGCCAAAATTAACAGCAGATATATAGACGAAATCATTGTTGAAAAATTTTTGTAG
- a CDS encoding O-acetyl-ADP-ribose deacetylase, translating into MEVILGDITKLEVDAIVNAANTSLLGGSGVDGAIHRAAGAELVDECRSLRGCKIGDAKLTKGYRLPASFIIHTVGPVWRGGNNKEPELLAQCYYKCMQIAGDKEFNTLAFPCISTGIYKYPKILAAEIAVKICEEQLQKNGCPQRVIFCCYDQENYEIYTKILSEMIH; encoded by the coding sequence ATGGAAGTTATTTTAGGTGATATTACAAAGCTAGAAGTTGATGCAATTGTAAATGCTGCAAATACAAGTCTGCTTGGAGGTAGTGGAGTAGATGGAGCAATACATAGAGCAGCTGGGGCAGAGCTTGTTGACGAATGTAGATCACTTAGAGGATGCAAAATTGGTGATGCCAAGCTCACTAAAGGATATCGCTTGCCTGCAAGCTTTATCATTCATACAGTCGGCCCAGTATGGCGAGGAGGTAATAATAAAGAACCCGAACTTCTAGCTCAGTGTTACTATAAGTGTATGCAAATTGCCGGCGATAAAGAATTTAATACTTTGGCATTTCCTTGCATTAGTACTGGCATTTATAAATATCCTAAGATTCTAGCTGCTGAGATTGCAGTGAAAATATGCGAGGAACAATTACAAAAGAATGGTTGCCCCCAAAGAGTTATTTTTTGCTGCTACGATCAAGAAAACTATGAAATTTATACAAAAATTTTATCTGAGATGATACATTAA
- a CDS encoding immunity protein TriTu family protein, which produces MLSDFECWIQEKYQEIEKLGYKAEVVKSPSDINEPSTRLDLDSDNYIARITLWESGESYLEIVDVLSENMVFNEYIVIDKNMNFSEAFEKFFTRLRQ; this is translated from the coding sequence ATGCTATCTGACTTTGAATGTTGGATTCAGGAGAAATATCAGGAAATTGAGAAATTGGGCTACAAAGCAGAGGTAGTAAAATCTCCATCTGATATTAATGAACCAAGTACACGCTTGGATTTAGATTCTGATAATTATATTGCTCGCATAACTTTGTGGGAATCTGGAGAATCTTATTTAGAAATTGTTGATGTTCTTTCAGAAAACATGGTGTTCAATGAATACATAGTGATTGACAAAAATATGAACTTTAGTGAAGCTTTTGAAAAATTTTTCACTAGATTAAGGCAGTAA